The following are from one region of the Biomphalaria glabrata chromosome 12, xgBioGlab47.1, whole genome shotgun sequence genome:
- the LOC106075112 gene encoding P2X purinoceptor 4-like isoform X2, whose amino-acid sequence MSESRISLDLRSVCSCVASTLFEYYTPRIVHIKSKKVGFINRFLQLVILSYIIGYVIVYKKGYQEFDTCQSAITTKLKGVVFSNLSHLSDIGVRTWDVADYVIPPQEIGATFVMTNVIPTLNQTQSTCPEDPTIDGSFCIDDSSCPQGKILDKGNGPFTGKCVNSANEKSHVCEIYGWCLVEDDSRYKNMTDPVLFGSHNFTMFIKNNIEFPKFGVRRRNILDLYANDTELSDCRWNRTNALSKYCPIFLLDDIVKDINEDYNHLALQGGVIEVVINWDCNLDFSVDDCLPEYSFKRLDRGDYSISRGFNFRYADYYAVKENDTFKQYRNLYKATGIIFVINVQGKAGKFSIIPLLLNFGSGLALLALTTVICDLIVLYVLKAKKYYREHKYLLVESQESFQILHDDSDQGSHREVKRRHHNPSVGTSYEGHGTDT is encoded by the exons ATGTCTGAGTCCAGGATTAGTTTAGATCTGCGAtctgtatgttcatgtgtgGCTAGTACTCTATTTGAATATTACACTCCACGAATAGTGCACATAAAAAGCAAGAAAGTTGGATTTATAAATAGATTTCTTCAGCTTGTAATTCTGTCGTATATCATTGG TTATGTGATTGTCTACAAAAAAGGTTACCAAGAGTTTGACACGTGTCAAAGTGCAATCACAACAAAACTAAAAGGAGTCGTTTTCTCTAACCTCAGTCACCTGTCTGACATAGGTGTGCGGACATGGGATGTTGCTGATTATGTTATACCACCCCAG GAAATTGGTGCAACTTTTGTGATGACAAATGTTATTCCTACATTAAATCAAACACAATCAACTTGTCCTGAG gaTCCTACAATTGATGGCAGTTTTTGTATTGATGATTCTTCCTGTCCCCAGGGGAAAATTTTAGACAAAGGAAATG GACCTTTCACTGGTAAATGTGTCAACTCAGCTAACGAGAAAAGTCATGTTTGTGAGATATATGGATGGTGTCTGGTTGAAGATGATAGTAG ATATAAGAACATGACGGATCCAGTCTTGTTTGGTTCACACAACTTCACaatgtttattaaaaacaatattgaattTCCTAAATTTGGTGTAAGAAG ACGAAACATTCTGGATCTGTATGCTAATGATACTGAGTTAAGTGATTGCAGATGGAACCGCACCAATGCCCTTAGTAAATATTGTCCCATATTTTTATTAGACGATATCGTGAAAGATATCAACGAAGATTATAATCATTTGGCCCTACAG GGAGGTGTGATAGAAGTCGTTATAAATTGGGACTGTAACTTAGACTTCAGTGTTGATGACTGCTTGCCTGAGTACAGCTTTAAAAGACTTGATCGGGGTGACTACAGCATTTCTCGAGGCTTCAACTTCAG ATATGCTGATTATTATGCAGTAAAAGAAAATGATACCTTCAAGCAGTATCGAAATCTCTACAAAGCCACTGGCATTATCTTTGTTATAAATGTCCAGGGCAAGGCAGGAAAATTCAGCATCATTCcacttttattaaattttggcAGTGGTTTGGCACTGCTTGCATTG ACTACAGTCATCTGCGATCTGATTGTATTGTATGTCCTGAAAGCTAAGAAATACTACAGGGAACATAAATACTTGCTGGTTGAAAGTCAAGAGTCTTTTCAG
- the LOC106075112 gene encoding P2X purinoceptor 4-like isoform X1 produces the protein MSESRISLDLRSVCSCVASTLFEYYTPRIVHIKSKKVGFINRFLQLVILSYIIGYVIVYKKGYQEFDTCQSAITTKLKGVVFSNLSHLSDIGVRTWDVADYVIPPQEIGATFVMTNVIPTLNQTQSTCPEDPTIDGSFCIDDSSCPQGKILDKGNGPFTGKCVNSANEKSHVCEIYGWCLVEDDSRYKNMTDPVLFGSHNFTMFIKNNIEFPKFGVRRRNLPDVATNESTAFINNCTYNATDPQAKYCPFFRLDTIVQGAGYPYSAVAVEGGVIEVVINWDCNLDFSVDDCLPEYSFKRLDRGDYSISRGFNFRYADYYAVKENDTFKQYRNLYKATGIIFVINVQGKAGKFSIIPLLLNFGSGLALLALTTVICDLIVLYVLKAKKYYREHKYLLVESQESFQILHDDSDQGSHREVKRRHHNPSVGTSYEGHGTDT, from the exons ATGTCTGAGTCCAGGATTAGTTTAGATCTGCGAtctgtatgttcatgtgtgGCTAGTACTCTATTTGAATATTACACTCCACGAATAGTGCACATAAAAAGCAAGAAAGTTGGATTTATAAATAGATTTCTTCAGCTTGTAATTCTGTCGTATATCATTGG TTATGTGATTGTCTACAAAAAAGGTTACCAAGAGTTTGACACGTGTCAAAGTGCAATCACAACAAAACTAAAAGGAGTCGTTTTCTCTAACCTCAGTCACCTGTCTGACATAGGTGTGCGGACATGGGATGTTGCTGATTATGTTATACCACCCCAG GAAATTGGTGCAACTTTTGTGATGACAAATGTTATTCCTACATTAAATCAAACACAATCAACTTGTCCTGAG gaTCCTACAATTGATGGCAGTTTTTGTATTGATGATTCTTCCTGTCCCCAGGGGAAAATTTTAGACAAAGGAAATG GACCTTTCACTGGTAAATGTGTCAACTCAGCTAACGAGAAAAGTCATGTTTGTGAGATATATGGATGGTGTCTGGTTGAAGATGATAGTAG ATATAAGAACATGACGGATCCAGTCTTGTTTGGTTCACACAACTTCACaatgtttattaaaaacaatattgaattTCCTAAATTTGGTGTAAGAAG ACGAAACTTACCAGACGTGGCCACCAATGAAAGTACAGCCTTTATAAACAATTGTACGTACAATGCCACAGATCCGCAGGCCAAATATTGTCCTTTCTTTCGATTGGACACTATAGTTCAAGGAGCTGGTTATCCGTACAGTGCAGTAGCTGTTGAG GGAGGTGTGATAGAAGTCGTTATAAATTGGGACTGTAACTTAGACTTCAGTGTTGATGACTGCTTGCCTGAGTACAGCTTTAAAAGACTTGATCGGGGTGACTACAGCATTTCTCGAGGCTTCAACTTCAG ATATGCTGATTATTATGCAGTAAAAGAAAATGATACCTTCAAGCAGTATCGAAATCTCTACAAAGCCACTGGCATTATCTTTGTTATAAATGTCCAGGGCAAGGCAGGAAAATTCAGCATCATTCcacttttattaaattttggcAGTGGTTTGGCACTGCTTGCATTG ACTACAGTCATCTGCGATCTGATTGTATTGTATGTCCTGAAAGCTAAGAAATACTACAGGGAACATAAATACTTGCTGGTTGAAAGTCAAGAGTCTTTTCAG
- the LOC106075112 gene encoding P2X purinoceptor 4-like isoform X3, with protein MSESRISLDLRSVCSCVASTLFEYYTPRIVHIKSKKVGFINRFLQLVILSYIIGYVIVYKKGYQEFDTCQSAITTKLKGVVFSNLSHLSDIGVRTWDVADYVIPPQEIGATFVMTNVIPTLNQTQSTCPEDPTIDGSFCIDDSSCPQGKILDKGNGPFTGKCVNSANEKSHVCEIYGWCLVEDDSRYKNMTDPVLFGSHNFTMFIKNNIEFPKFGVRRRNLPDVATNESTAFINNCTYNATDPQAKYCPFFRLDTIVQGAGYPYSAVAVEGGVIEVVINWDCNLDFSVDDCLPEYSFKRLDRGDYSISRGFNFRYADYYAVKENDTFKQYRNLYKATGIIFVINVQGKAGKFSIIPLLLNFGSGLALLALTTVICDLIVLYVLKAKKYYREHKYLLVESQESFQEFRYVSHRRNHRQSLTV; from the exons ATGTCTGAGTCCAGGATTAGTTTAGATCTGCGAtctgtatgttcatgtgtgGCTAGTACTCTATTTGAATATTACACTCCACGAATAGTGCACATAAAAAGCAAGAAAGTTGGATTTATAAATAGATTTCTTCAGCTTGTAATTCTGTCGTATATCATTGG TTATGTGATTGTCTACAAAAAAGGTTACCAAGAGTTTGACACGTGTCAAAGTGCAATCACAACAAAACTAAAAGGAGTCGTTTTCTCTAACCTCAGTCACCTGTCTGACATAGGTGTGCGGACATGGGATGTTGCTGATTATGTTATACCACCCCAG GAAATTGGTGCAACTTTTGTGATGACAAATGTTATTCCTACATTAAATCAAACACAATCAACTTGTCCTGAG gaTCCTACAATTGATGGCAGTTTTTGTATTGATGATTCTTCCTGTCCCCAGGGGAAAATTTTAGACAAAGGAAATG GACCTTTCACTGGTAAATGTGTCAACTCAGCTAACGAGAAAAGTCATGTTTGTGAGATATATGGATGGTGTCTGGTTGAAGATGATAGTAG ATATAAGAACATGACGGATCCAGTCTTGTTTGGTTCACACAACTTCACaatgtttattaaaaacaatattgaattTCCTAAATTTGGTGTAAGAAG ACGAAACTTACCAGACGTGGCCACCAATGAAAGTACAGCCTTTATAAACAATTGTACGTACAATGCCACAGATCCGCAGGCCAAATATTGTCCTTTCTTTCGATTGGACACTATAGTTCAAGGAGCTGGTTATCCGTACAGTGCAGTAGCTGTTGAG GGAGGTGTGATAGAAGTCGTTATAAATTGGGACTGTAACTTAGACTTCAGTGTTGATGACTGCTTGCCTGAGTACAGCTTTAAAAGACTTGATCGGGGTGACTACAGCATTTCTCGAGGCTTCAACTTCAG ATATGCTGATTATTATGCAGTAAAAGAAAATGATACCTTCAAGCAGTATCGAAATCTCTACAAAGCCACTGGCATTATCTTTGTTATAAATGTCCAGGGCAAGGCAGGAAAATTCAGCATCATTCcacttttattaaattttggcAGTGGTTTGGCACTGCTTGCATTG ACTACAGTCATCTGCGATCTGATTGTATTGTATGTCCTGAAAGCTAAGAAATACTACAGGGAACATAAATACTTGCTGGTTGAAAGTCAAGAGTCTTTTCAG